A window from Musa acuminata AAA Group cultivar baxijiao chromosome BXJ3-10, Cavendish_Baxijiao_AAA, whole genome shotgun sequence encodes these proteins:
- the LOC135651120 gene encoding abscisic acid receptor PYL4-like, translated as MACVPAAASYVPHQRATAGVGGGAVMAGERCTAAHEVLEAVAGHYENPAGEMCAAHDVQEAVARHHDHAVGPNQCCSAVVQAVAAPVAAVWSVVRRFDKPQVYKHFVKSCSVIVGDGDVGTLREVRVVSGLPAATSTERLEILDDESHVLSFRVVGGEHRLANYCSVTTLHPVVGGSAGGGCTLVVESYVVDVPPGNTTEETRVFVDTIVKCNLQSLARIAEGLVRQSTAVAGIEAGVRRANP; from the coding sequence ATGGCTTGCGTCCCTGCTGCCGCGTCTTACGTCCCGCACCAAAGGGCAACCGCGGGCGTCGGAGGCGGCGCGGTGATGGCGGGGGAGAGGTGCACGGCGGCGCACGAGGTGCTGGAGGCTGTGGCCGGGCACTATGAGAACCCCGCGGGGGAGATGTGCGCGGCGCACGATGTGCAGGAGGCGGTCGCGAGGCACCATGATCATGCGGTGGGGCCCAACCAGTGCTGCTCCGCGGTGGTGCAGGCGGTGGCGGCGCCGGTGGCGGCAGTGTGGTCGGTGGTGCGGCGCTTCGACAAGCCGCAGGTGTACAAGCACTTCGTGAAGAGCTGCAGCGTCATCGTGGGGGACGGCGACGTGGGCACCCTGCGGGAGGTGCGCGTCGTGTCGGGCCTGCCGGCGGCCACCAGCACCGAGCGCCTCGAGATCCTCGACGACGAGAGCCACGTCCTCAGCTTCCGGGTGGTCGGCGGCGAGCACCGCCTCGCCAACTACTGCTCCGTGACCACGCTCCACCCGGTCGTGGGAGGCAGCGCCGGCGGCGGCTGCACGCTGGTGGTGGAATCGTACGTGGTGGACGTGCCGCCAGGGAACACGACGGAGGAGACGCGGGTGTTCGTCGACACCATCGTGAAGTGCAACCTGCAGTCGCTGGCGCGGATCGCCGAAGGCCTCGTCAGGCAAAGCACCGCCGTCGCTGGTATCGAGGCCGGCGTTAGGAGGGCGAACCCGTAA
- the LOC135650947 gene encoding sorting nexin 2A-like — MMDPDTGFFASESPAVREEMESLDLSDATAPSSLPFFVEPPSYADVVLKSTFEPQNAVTTPGSGSYPPRAAASDYLRIVVSDPETMLEASNSPVLGGTTYVTYPITTWVRAVGHGGPSVFCVQRRFRDVVTLAARLAEAYRGYFIPQRPDKSVVDGQVMQKHEFAEQRRWELEKYLRRLAEHPVIGRSDELRVFLQAQGKLPLPAATDVASRMLDGAVRLPKQLFGDAAAGRVAPEDVVQPAKEGRDLLRIFKELKQAVANDWGGVKPLVVEEDREFLERKEKMQVLEQQLCTASQQAEALVKAQQDIGETMGEMGLAFIKLTKFETEEAIFSSQKTLSADAKCVATAAVKASRLYRELNAQTVKHLDTLHEYLGVMLAVQSAFSDRTSALLTAQTLMTDLSTLHAKVEKLEVASSKIFGGDRSGLRKVEELNETIRVTEDAKSCALGEYERIKENNRNELERLDREKHDDFLSMLKGFLINQVEYSEKVAIAWAAVVEETCGYARESN; from the exons ATGATGGACCCAGATACCGGTTTCTTCGCGTCGGAATCACCGGCAGTGAGGGAAGAGATGGAGAGCCTCGACCTCTCCGACGCCACAGCACCCTCCTCCCTTCCCTTCTTCGTCGAACCGCCATCGTACGCCGACGTCGTCTTAAAAAGCACCTTTGAGCCTCAGAACGCCGTCACCACCCCCGGCAGCGGGTCCTATCCCCCCCGCGCCGCCGCCTCGGATTATCTCAGGATCGTCGTGTCGGATCCGGAAACGATGCTGGAGGCCTCGAACTCCCCTGTCCTTGGCGGCACCACCTACGTCACCTACCCCATCACCACCTGGGTCCGCGCCGTCGGCCATGGCGGCCCTTCGGTGTTCTGCGTCCAACGGAGGTTCCGCGACGTCGTCACTCTCGCCGCCCGGCTCGCGGAGGCGTACCGGGGGTACTTCATCCCGCAGCGGCCGGACAAGAGCGTCGTCGACGGCCAGGTGATGCAGAAGCACGAGTTCGCCGAGCAGCGGCGGTGGGAGCTCGAGAAGTACCTGCGGAGGCTGGCGGAGCATCCCGTGATTGGGAGAAGCGACGAGCTTAGGGTGTTCTTGCAGGCGCAGGGGAAGCTGCCGCTGCCGGCGGCCACCGATGTGGCGTCGAGGATGCTAGATGGGGCGGTGCGGTTGCCGAAGCAGCTGTTTGGGGACGCGGCAGCTGGTCGAGTGGCGCCGGAGGATGTGGTGCAGCCGGCAAAGGAGGGGAGGGACCTGTTGAGGATATTTAAGGAGCTGAAGCAGGCGGTGGCTAATGATTGGGGAGGGGTCAAGCCCTTGGTGGTGGAAGAGGATAGAGAGTTCttggagaggaaggagaagatgcAGGTCCTCGAGCAGCAGCTCTGCACAGCTTCTCAACAG GCTGAGGCACTTGTGAAAGCACAACAAGATATTGGTGAGACAATGGGAGAAATGGGTTTGGCATTCATCAAACTCACCAAGTTTGAGACTGAGGAGGCCATATTCAGCTCTCAGAAAACACTATCAGCTGATGCCAAATGTGTGGCAACTGCTGCTGTCAAAGCAAGCAGATTGTATCGCGAACTGAATGCTCAAACCGTAAAGCATCTG GACACTCTACATGAATATCTTGGGGTAATGTTAGCTGTTCAGAGTGCATTCTCGGATCGGACCAGTGCTTTATTGACGGCGCAAACGCTGATGACAGATTTATCAACTTTGCATGCAAAGGTTGAGAAACTTGAGGTTGCATCTTCGAAGATATTTGGTGGTGACCGATCAGGACTCCGCAAAGTGGAGGAACTTAACGAAACAATAAGGGTTACCGAAGATGCTAAAAGCTGTGCACTTGGAGAGTATGAAAGGATAAAG GAAAACAACCGGAACGAGCTTGAGAGACTAGATAGAGAGAAGCATGATGATTTTCTAAGCATGCTTAAAGGGTTTCTAATAAATCAG GTCGAGTATTCAGAGAAAGTTGCCATTGCTTGGGCTGCTGTAGTGGAAGAAACATGTGGCTATGCAAGAGAAAGCAATTAG
- the LOC135651128 gene encoding uncharacterized protein LOC135651128, with the protein MGRTPRAIVEDDYETEQQKQAAADVLYQYSQFVMVCIGEGVRPTDLRLHLMKELSGMPTSLKKEPLPDSPSSTGEPSSSGSMKRDKSHSS; encoded by the exons ATGGGGCGGACGCCGAGGGCGATCGTGGAGGATGATTACGAG ACTGAACAACAAAAGCAAGCTGCTGCTGATGTTTTGTACCAGTATTCTCAATTTGTTATGGTGTGTATTGGGGAGGGAGTTCGGCCAACTGATCTCAGATTGCACTTAATGAAG GAACTTTCAGGAATGCCAACATCATTAAAGAAAGAGCCTTTGCCAGATTCCCCCTCCTCGACAGGCGAACCATCATCTTCGGGGTCAATGAAAAGGGACAAATCTCACAGCTCATAA
- the LOC103999609 gene encoding protein LIGHT-DEPENDENT SHORT HYPOCOTYLS 5-like: MDPDPAASSVAGDPSPPPPPPPPQQQQQPPSRYESQKRRDWNTFLQYLRSHRPPLTLAGCSGAHVIEFLKYLDQFGKTKVHAPGCTFFGHPNPPAPCVCPLKQAWGSLDALIGRLRAAYEENDGHQDSNPFGARAVGVYLRQVKENQAKARGIPYEKKKKKRKRFQDTETPSEGRSVGGAGAEASLSAAVAVSGASATGTSTVAEAFSTSTAVGDGSLAPPACSSAP, from the coding sequence ATGGATCCTGACCCGGCCGCATCGTCTGTCGCCGGTGATCCATCTCCGCCAcccccaccaccacctcctcagcagcagcagcagccaccgAGTCGGTACGAGTCGCAGAAGCGGCGGGACTGGAACACGTTCCTGCAGTACCTGAGGAGCCACAGGCCGCCGCTGACCCTGGCGGGCTGCAGCGGGGCTCACGTGATCGAGTTCTTGAAGTACCTGGACCAGTTCGGGAAGACGAAGGTGCACGCGCCCGGATGCACCTTCTTCGGCCACCCGAACCCGCCGGCGCCGTGCGTGTGCCCGCTGAAGCAGGCCTGGGGCTCGCTCGACGCACTCATCGGGCGCCTCCGGGCCGCCTACGAGGAGAACGACGGCCACCAGGACTCCAACCCCTTCGGCGCGAGGGCCGTCGGTGTCTACCTTCGGCAGGTGAAGGAGAATCAGGCCAAAGCTCGCGGCATCCcttacgagaagaagaagaagaagcggaagCGCTTCCAGGACACGGAAACCCCCAGCGAAGGGAGATCGGTTGGCGGAGCCGGAGCGGAGGCTTCGCTGTCCGCAGCCGTTGCTGTTTCCGGTGCGAGTGCAACTGGCACTAGTACTGTGGCTGAGGCTTTTAGCACTTCAACGGCAGTCGGAGACGGATCGCTTGCGCCGCCGGCGTGCTCATCAGCTCCTTAA